One window of Dyadobacter sandarakinus genomic DNA carries:
- a CDS encoding RagB/SusD family nutrient uptake outer membrane protein produces MLASAYKDLGAYTDQNNIYALGEHTTAEMFPPTRGVDWGDNGVWRTLDSHTWDATHSAIRETWNQLNQRVYKATEILASNPSAAQAAEAKFLRAFHMSHVMDFWGKVPFREVTEADDVNPRVMSRSEAFDLVVKDLEEALPNLRKLGPAPTNGVASKAAANALLARLYLNKAVYKAANPAGPYTFDKADMAKAIQYADAVTADGYKFEKNYFDNFSDASTSEVIFVSNEGTAQNRWFMTLHYNQNPSGWNGFTTLADFYDTFDKDDSRIGIKPAANGKQYSGIGYGFLVGQQVDDAGKNIVDTRSKKPLVFSRDVPLAGAATEKGIRVIKYHPANSGKYILLRYAEVYLAKAEALFRSGDVPGALKLINDLRIARGAKAMTALTEQSFFEEIGREMYWEGGKRTVEVRFGKYTTGTGVTVNEPYTILFPIPATAIVSNPNLVQNEGY; encoded by the coding sequence TTGCTGGCATCAGCATACAAGGATCTTGGAGCTTACACAGATCAGAATAACATTTATGCACTTGGCGAACATACTACTGCTGAAATGTTTCCGCCAACTCGCGGGGTAGACTGGGGCGACAATGGTGTATGGAGAACACTTGATTCGCATACCTGGGACGCAACGCACTCTGCAATCCGTGAAACATGGAACCAGCTTAATCAGCGTGTTTATAAAGCAACTGAAATCCTTGCTTCAAACCCATCAGCAGCTCAGGCAGCTGAGGCTAAGTTCCTACGAGCTTTCCATATGTCCCACGTAATGGATTTTTGGGGTAAGGTACCTTTCCGTGAGGTGACAGAAGCTGATGATGTTAATCCAAGAGTTATGTCACGATCAGAAGCGTTTGATCTGGTAGTGAAGGACCTTGAAGAAGCATTGCCTAATCTTAGAAAATTAGGACCTGCACCTACAAACGGGGTTGCTTCAAAAGCTGCTGCTAATGCCCTATTAGCGAGACTTTATCTTAACAAGGCGGTTTACAAAGCTGCAAATCCTGCCGGACCGTATACCTTCGACAAGGCAGACATGGCAAAGGCAATCCAGTATGCAGATGCAGTGACTGCTGATGGATACAAATTTGAAAAAAACTACTTTGACAATTTTTCTGATGCGTCTACTTCGGAGGTAATTTTTGTAAGTAATGAAGGTACTGCTCAGAACCGGTGGTTTATGACTTTGCACTATAACCAGAACCCATCCGGATGGAATGGCTTTACAACTTTGGCGGACTTTTATGATACGTTTGACAAAGATGATTCCCGGATTGGTATCAAGCCGGCCGCAAACGGTAAGCAGTACTCAGGTATTGGATACGGGTTCCTTGTAGGTCAGCAAGTTGATGATGCAGGTAAAAATATTGTCGATACGAGATCGAAAAAACCTCTGGTATTCAGCCGCGATGTGCCTTTGGCAGGTGCTGCAACTGAAAAGGGGATCCGTGTTATCAAATACCACCCTGCAAATTCAGGTAAATACATTTTGCTGCGTTATGCAGAGGTATATCTGGCCAAGGCAGAAGCATTGTTCCGCTCAGGAGACGTTCCTGGTGCATTGAAGTTGATTAATGATCTTCGGATAGCGCGTGGAGCAAAAGCGATGACTGCGCTGACTGAACAATCATTCTTCGAGGAAATTGGTCGCGAAATGTATTGGGAAGGTGGCAAAAGGACTGTTGAAGTTCGCTTTGGTAAGTATACTACCGGAACTGGCGTAACTGTAAATGAGCCATACACTATTTTGTTCCCGATTCCGGCTACTGCTATCGTTTCCAATCCAAATCTGGTACAGAACGAGGGGTATTGA
- a CDS encoding SusC/RagA family TonB-linked outer membrane protein: MMNVSLRVFCGHGYPGTGVPYAKQILLSVKSVMLLLLVVLTSVSVSFAQDVNVSGTVKDSKGGGVPGVTITVKGSTRGTNTDVDGKYQIAVPANTTLSFSAIGFVSQDVSVGNKSVVDVTMSEDVKALEEVVVVGYGTVKKSDATGAVSALGSRDFQKGIVTSPEQLMQGRVAGVQISQSSGEPGGGINVRIRGTTSVRGGNNPLFVIDGVPLSGDDVSGGGDAAGVGRQPAKNPLNFLNPDDIASIDILKDASATAIYGSRGANGVVLITTKKGKGKGTLDYGYSLGISNITKKYDLLSSSEYVAAGGQDQGGSTDWQKELFRTAYTNQHNLAYGGGDATGNYRFSLGYLNQEGIVLKSGIKRYSVGFSGSKKFIQDRLTIGSNLNFANTLDSGVPISENSGFSGDLLGGILKTNPTLPIYRTVAGTQVFNQPGLTEPNPLAFVNLTRDNTSTLRALGNINAELEIFKGFKFKTILGFDKSMSSRKSVYSGDLLIAGVAKQTTDLETYPTGIAPEGRVYIRDIETNNRLMENYFTYEKTFGSTSLNALLGYSYQSFETSSKNLAAHKFNTTNMDLMLNNMASVTNPGPGVIIQNSSAVKDELQSYFGRLNLGFSNKYLFTGTLRIDGSSKFGGNNKYGYFPSGAFKWKLIEENFAPKEVFDDLAIRVGYGVTGNQSIPHNLFDQRKRYNDWNYDDNGNINGGAYADVAFRNYDLKWETTKAFNAGIDFAFFKNRLSGSLDAYEKHTSDLLFNVVAAQPASNPFQWNNLDTDILNRGIELSLNAVVVDQKDFGWDIALNTSYNKNLVKDLNGVYDTGEINGQGLSGAFAQRISAGQPLFAFFLRDFVGFDEAGNNAVPPTGDVQRFQDGKSPLPKVTGGLTNNFRYKGFDLSIFFNGVFGNYIYSNTANAFFTAGSFANGRNVTKDVITNGEGPVNNPDVSMRFLEKGDFVRLQNMTLGYRLPVVTKVFSAFRLYVTGQNLLTFTKYSGQDPEVSTNKALNGIPSFGIDYTAYPRARTWTIGANISF; encoded by the coding sequence ATGATGAATGTATCCTTACGAGTATTTTGCGGACACGGCTACCCAGGCACTGGCGTCCCTTACGCAAAACAAATCCTGCTCTCAGTAAAGTCCGTCATGCTGTTGCTGCTGGTGGTTCTTACATCGGTTTCTGTTTCTTTTGCCCAGGATGTAAACGTTTCCGGAACTGTCAAGGACAGTAAAGGAGGTGGGGTACCGGGTGTGACGATCACGGTAAAAGGCAGCACCAGAGGAACGAACACGGATGTAGACGGTAAGTACCAGATTGCAGTTCCTGCAAACACCACATTGTCTTTCAGTGCGATTGGCTTTGTGAGCCAGGATGTTTCCGTGGGAAACAAATCTGTTGTTGACGTAACAATGTCCGAAGATGTAAAAGCCCTTGAAGAGGTGGTTGTGGTTGGATATGGTACTGTCAAAAAATCGGATGCAACAGGTGCTGTCTCAGCATTGGGATCCAGGGATTTTCAAAAAGGCATTGTAACCTCTCCCGAGCAGCTGATGCAGGGCCGTGTTGCGGGGGTACAAATTTCTCAATCAAGCGGCGAGCCAGGTGGCGGAATCAACGTGCGTATTCGCGGTACTACCTCTGTTCGTGGTGGTAATAACCCATTGTTCGTGATTGATGGTGTTCCACTTAGCGGCGACGATGTATCTGGTGGCGGCGATGCAGCTGGTGTAGGGCGTCAGCCGGCTAAAAACCCGCTGAACTTTCTGAATCCTGATGATATTGCAAGTATTGATATCCTTAAAGATGCGTCAGCAACCGCTATTTATGGTTCACGCGGAGCAAATGGTGTTGTGCTTATCACAACTAAAAAAGGAAAAGGAAAAGGAACTTTGGATTACGGCTACTCTTTGGGTATCAGCAACATTACTAAGAAATATGATCTTCTTTCGTCATCAGAATATGTAGCAGCTGGCGGACAAGACCAGGGCGGATCCACGGACTGGCAAAAAGAACTTTTCAGAACTGCTTATACTAACCAGCATAACCTTGCTTACGGCGGCGGCGATGCTACCGGAAATTATCGTTTCTCGCTGGGATATCTTAATCAGGAGGGTATTGTTCTAAAATCCGGTATTAAGAGATACAGTGTCGGATTTAGCGGATCAAAAAAATTCATTCAGGACAGACTTACTATTGGTAGCAACCTGAACTTTGCCAATACGCTGGACTCAGGTGTTCCGATTTCAGAGAACTCAGGTTTTTCTGGTGATTTGCTGGGTGGTATCCTGAAAACAAATCCGACGCTCCCAATTTACAGAACAGTTGCCGGTACTCAGGTTTTCAATCAGCCCGGTCTTACGGAACCTAACCCGCTGGCTTTTGTAAATCTGACAAGAGATAATACAAGTACACTACGCGCATTGGGAAACATTAATGCTGAGCTGGAAATTTTCAAAGGTTTCAAATTCAAGACGATTCTTGGCTTTGATAAATCCATGTCCAGCAGAAAATCGGTTTATTCAGGAGACTTGCTGATTGCCGGCGTAGCGAAGCAAACCACTGATCTTGAAACTTATCCAACAGGAATTGCACCAGAAGGACGCGTTTACATTCGTGATATTGAAACGAATAACCGTTTGATGGAAAATTACTTTACCTACGAAAAGACATTTGGGAGTACTTCACTAAATGCTTTGCTGGGCTATTCTTATCAAAGTTTTGAGACATCTTCGAAAAACCTGGCAGCCCATAAGTTCAATACAACCAACATGGACCTGATGCTAAATAACATGGCATCGGTAACAAATCCTGGTCCGGGTGTGATTATCCAAAACTCATCCGCAGTTAAAGATGAATTGCAGTCGTATTTCGGACGTCTTAATCTGGGTTTTTCTAACAAGTATCTTTTCACGGGTACATTGCGGATTGATGGTTCATCCAAATTTGGAGGTAATAACAAATACGGTTATTTCCCGTCAGGTGCATTCAAATGGAAGCTGATTGAAGAAAACTTTGCACCCAAAGAAGTATTTGACGACTTGGCAATTCGTGTAGGTTATGGTGTTACAGGTAACCAATCTATCCCACACAATTTGTTCGACCAGAGAAAGCGTTACAACGATTGGAACTATGACGATAATGGTAATATCAACGGAGGAGCATATGCTGATGTCGCGTTCCGTAATTACGATTTGAAATGGGAAACGACTAAGGCATTTAACGCTGGTATTGACTTTGCCTTTTTCAAAAATCGTTTGAGCGGTAGTTTGGATGCTTATGAAAAACATACAAGTGACCTGCTTTTCAACGTCGTTGCTGCGCAACCTGCATCCAATCCGTTTCAATGGAATAACCTTGATACAGATATCCTTAACAGAGGGATTGAGTTGAGCCTTAATGCAGTTGTAGTAGATCAGAAAGATTTTGGATGGGATATCGCATTGAATACTTCCTACAACAAGAATCTCGTTAAAGATCTGAATGGTGTTTACGATACAGGAGAGATCAATGGACAAGGCTTGTCAGGTGCGTTTGCACAACGTATTTCGGCCGGTCAACCTCTTTTCGCATTTTTCCTTCGTGATTTTGTAGGGTTTGACGAAGCAGGTAACAATGCTGTTCCACCAACAGGAGATGTTCAGAGATTTCAGGATGGAAAAAGCCCGCTTCCAAAAGTTACAGGTGGTTTGACTAATAATTTCCGTTATAAAGGATTTGACCTGAGCATATTCTTTAATGGAGTATTTGGTAACTATATTTATTCAAACACTGCCAATGCATTCTTTACTGCCGGCTCATTTGCAAATGGAAGAAACGTCACTAAAGATGTAATCACAAACGGAGAAGGACCAGTTAACAATCCGGACGTGTCAATGCGATTCCTGGAAAAAGGAGACTTTGTAAGATTGCAAAACATGACCCTGGGATATCGCCTGCCTGTTGTGACAAAAGTATTCTCAGCATTCAGATTGTATGTTACAGGACAAAATCTTCTGACTTTTACAAAGTATAGCGGTCAGGATCCAGAAGTAAGTACTAATAAAGCATTAAATGGAATTCCATCATTTGGTATAGATTACACGGCGTATCCAAGAGCAAGAACCTGGACTATTGGCGCTAACATCTCCTTTTAA